In Candidatus Methylomirabilota bacterium, the following proteins share a genomic window:
- a CDS encoding energy transducer TonB: MTPAARLGGLTLSVLLHAGGILALLSWSGSEWAHPLFVDLLERSESASGPAGAGEPAEPARRVAAPPSGRAARDDGGARRRPPAPFRPATPPPEAVAPAPPPPVAAAAPPPPAPVLAPDPPRPAAASGESAPVPAASRAPSALIAGSESAGSSGGARQTDAAGGEAAPDAAVSGGSPLARTAPGGGGGAVPGEYGPYLARFRQRVQEALVYPLAARRQGAQGTVELDVWIEASGRIRDVRVVRSSTNPLLDEAALETIHRLGLVPFPESLPRRPLLIRLPLVFELR, encoded by the coding sequence ATGACCCCGGCGGCGCGGCTCGGCGGTCTGACCCTCTCGGTGCTCCTGCACGCGGGGGGGATCCTCGCGCTCCTGTCGTGGTCGGGATCGGAATGGGCGCATCCCCTGTTCGTGGACCTGCTGGAGCGGAGCGAGTCGGCGTCGGGACCGGCCGGCGCCGGCGAGCCGGCCGAGCCAGCACGCCGCGTCGCCGCGCCGCCGTCGGGCCGCGCGGCCCGCGACGACGGGGGCGCGCGCCGTCGTCCTCCCGCGCCGTTCCGGCCAGCCACGCCTCCACCGGAAGCGGTCGCACCCGCTCCGCCGCCGCCCGTGGCCGCCGCGGCCCCGCCGCCACCGGCGCCGGTGCTGGCCCCCGATCCTCCGCGCCCCGCGGCGGCGTCCGGCGAGTCCGCGCCGGTGCCAGCAGCATCGCGGGCGCCGTCCGCGCTGATCGCCGGATCGGAGTCGGCCGGCTCGTCGGGCGGCGCGCGGCAGACAGACGCAGCGGGAGGTGAAGCCGCGCCGGACGCCGCCGTCTCGGGCGGGTCACCGCTGGCCAGGACCGCGCCGGGCGGCGGCGGAGGCGCGGTGCCCGGTGAGTACGGTCCGTACCTCGCCCGGTTCCGGCAGCGCGTGCAGGAGGCGCTCGTCTATCCGCTCGCCGCGCGCCGGCAGGGGGCGCAGGGAACCGTCGAGCTCGACGTGTGGATCGAGGCCAGTGGCCGGATCCGGGACGTGCGGGTGGTGCGCTCGTCGACGAACCCGCTGCTCGACGAGGCCGCGCTGGAGACGATCCATCGCCTCGGGCTCGTGCCGTTCCCGGAGTCGTTGCCCCGACGGCCGCTGCTGATCCGCCTCCCGCTCGTGTTCGAGCTCCGGTGA
- a CDS encoding adenosylcobinamide amidohydrolase — MTVEVGAEAVVVVAARRLRVLSSAVHLGGFAEARAILNVHVGQDDSCEDPSRTIDAFARRAAVPGPWVGLLTGAATERAVIVTEATEGCAAMAVATVGLGNPVAAGLSPIARGEASTINMIVVVDADPEPAALVNAATTATEVKGLALRDAGIRTADGLPASGTSTDAVAIAATGRGGRARYGGPASPLGWAVARAVRGALDRGIREWQERHP; from the coding sequence GTGACCGTCGAGGTCGGAGCCGAAGCCGTGGTGGTGGTCGCCGCGCGGCGGCTCCGCGTGCTGTCCTCGGCGGTGCACCTCGGCGGCTTCGCCGAAGCGCGCGCCATCCTCAACGTGCACGTGGGCCAGGACGACTCGTGCGAGGATCCCTCGCGCACGATCGACGCGTTCGCGCGGCGCGCGGCGGTGCCCGGCCCGTGGGTCGGGCTGCTCACCGGCGCGGCGACCGAGCGCGCGGTCATCGTCACCGAGGCCACCGAAGGGTGCGCCGCGATGGCGGTGGCGACGGTCGGCCTCGGCAATCCGGTGGCGGCCGGCCTTTCGCCCATCGCCCGGGGCGAGGCCTCGACGATCAACATGATCGTGGTGGTGGACGCCGATCCGGAGCCGGCCGCTCTGGTCAACGCCGCGACGACCGCCACGGAGGTGAAGGGGCTGGCGCTCCGGGACGCGGGAATCCGCACCGCTGATGGCCTGCCCGCCAGCGGCACGTCCACCGACGCGGTGGCGATCGCGGCCACCGGCCGCGGGGGGCGCGCCCGGTACGGCGGGCCGGCGAGTCCGCTGGGCTGGGCGGTGGCACGCGCGGTGCGCGGGGCCCTTGACCGTGGCATCCGCGAGTGGCAGGAACGACATCCATGA
- the cbiB gene encoding adenosylcobinamide-phosphate synthase CbiB yields MTLLVLAVALDLLLGDPPNRWHPVAGIGRLIGLGRARAPAAPADLMLYGTLLILIVAGVAAGLALIAHAVLGELPGAAAPLAQAWLLKCSFSLRGLTDAVEVVRGHLVVDDLDGARRQVAWHLVSRPTADLDRGAVGSAAVESLAENLTDGFVAPVAFFVAGTLLGGSAAGLASAWAYRAVNTADAMIGYRDAELDYLGRATARIDDALNYVPARLAAGALVAGAWLARESWAGAAAMRRRDATRTASPNAGQTMAAMAGALGVTLAKAGHYRLGDGPPPDVEAIDRALRVEAWAATLSLVGAALILVVRP; encoded by the coding sequence GTGACGCTGCTGGTGCTCGCGGTGGCGCTGGATCTCCTCCTGGGAGATCCACCGAACCGTTGGCACCCGGTGGCGGGGATCGGCCGGCTCATCGGGCTCGGTCGCGCTCGCGCGCCAGCCGCGCCGGCAGATCTCATGCTCTACGGGACGCTCCTGATCCTGATCGTGGCCGGCGTCGCCGCGGGCCTGGCCCTGATCGCGCACGCCGTGCTCGGAGAGCTGCCGGGCGCGGCTGCGCCGCTCGCGCAGGCGTGGCTGCTGAAGTGCAGCTTCTCGCTCCGCGGCCTCACCGACGCCGTCGAGGTGGTCCGTGGGCACCTGGTCGTGGACGATCTCGACGGCGCGCGCCGGCAGGTCGCCTGGCATCTGGTGAGCCGTCCCACCGCCGATCTCGATCGCGGGGCGGTGGGCTCCGCCGCGGTGGAGTCGCTCGCGGAGAACCTCACGGACGGCTTCGTCGCGCCCGTGGCGTTCTTCGTCGCCGGGACGCTCCTCGGTGGATCCGCGGCCGGCCTGGCTTCGGCGTGGGCCTACCGCGCCGTCAACACCGCCGACGCGATGATCGGCTACCGCGACGCCGAGCTCGACTACCTGGGCCGCGCGACCGCCCGGATCGACGACGCGCTCAACTACGTGCCGGCGCGCCTGGCCGCGGGGGCCCTCGTGGCCGGCGCATGGCTGGCGCGCGAGTCCTGGGCGGGCGCGGCGGCGATGAGGCGGCGCGACGCCACGCGCACCGCGAGCCCCAATGCGGGCCAGACCATGGCCGCGATGGCCGGCGCGCTCGGCGTCACCCTCGCGAAAGCCGGGCACTATCGCCTGGGCGACGGTCCGCCGCCGGATGTGGAGGCCATCGATCGCGCCCTCCGGGTCGAGGCCTGGGCGGCCACTCTTTCGCTCGTCGGCGCGGCGCTCATCCTGGTGGTACGTCCGTGA